In Ramlibacter sp., the sequence GACCTATCTGGCGGCCCAAAATGCACCAAAATGAGTTGTTTTCATCAACTATAAATTTCTTGCATAACGCCCCGCGCATTCAGCATTGGCCTTTCAAAAAGGAGACATCTACAGTTCGCGCCATCGCAAAAACGGCTGTAACCAAATGTCTGGTGTCTTTCGCGTCGAGCATGATTTCCTGGGGCCAAGGCAGATTCCCGCCAATGCCTACTGGGGCGTCCACACGGCCCGCGCGGTAGAGAATTTCCCGATTTCCGGCACGCCGATCTCGGCCATGCCGGACCTGATCCGGGCCCTGGGCCACGTCAAGAAGGCCGCGGCGCGTGCCAATGCCGAACTGGGCACACTGGACCGCAAGCGGGCCACCGCGATCATGAGCGCCTGTGAAAAGCTGATCGCCGGCCAGCACCACGACCAGTTCGTGGTGGACGTGATCCAGGGCGGCGCCGGCACCTCCACCAACATGAACGCCAACGAGGTGATTGCCAACCTCGCGCTCGAGAAGCTGGGCCTGGAGAAGGGCCGCTACGACGCCCTGCACCCCAACGACCACGTCAATGCCTCGCAGAGCACCAACGATGTCTACCCGACGGCGGTGCGGCTGGCGCTGTGGTCGGGCATTGACCGGCTGCTGGCCGCCATGGCCACGCTGCGCGGCGGGTTCGAGGCCAAGGCCGAGGAATTCAAGGCCGTGCTCAAGATCGGCCGCACCCAGTTGCAGGATGCCGTGCCCATGACGCTGGGCCAGGAGTTCTCCACCTACGCGGTCATGCTCGAGGAAGACGAGGCCCGGCTGCGGGAGGCCCGCGCGCTGATCCAGGAAATCAACCTGGGCGCCACGGCCATCGGCACGGGCATCAACACGCCGCACGGCTACGCCGAGCTGGCCTGCAGATACCTGGCCGAGGAGAGTGGCATCCCGGTGGTCATGGCCAGCAACCTGATCGAGGCCACCCAGGACACCGGCGCGTTTGTGCAGCTGTCGGGCGTGCTCAAGCGCGTGGCCACCAAGCTCAGCAAGACCTGCAACGACCTGCGCCTGCTGTCCAGCGGCCCGCAGGCCGGCTTTGGCGAGATTCGCCTGCCGCCGCGCCAGGCGGGCTCGTCCATCATGCCCGGCAAGGTCAACCCGGTGATCCCGGAGGTGATGAACCAGGTCGCGTTCGAGGTGATCGGCAACGACATCACCGTGACCATGGCGTCCGAGGCCGGGCAGCTGCAGCTCAACGCCTTCGAGCCCATCATGGGCTGGAGCCTGTTCAAGAGCATCACCCACCTGGGCAATGCCTGCCTCACGCTGCAGGCCCATTGCGTGTCCGGCATCGAGGCCAACCATGAACTGCTGGCGAAACGGGTGCGCGAATCGATCACGCTGGTGACGGCGCTCAACCCCATCATCGGCTACGAGAAGGCGGCGCTGATCGCCAAGACGGCCATCGCCAGCGGCATGCCGGTGGACCAGGTGGCCGAAAACCTGGGCATCCTCACTCGGGCGCAGATCGAGGCGCTGCTGGTGCCTGAAAACCTCACGCAGCCCCTGCGTCCCGCTCCCTGACGGGGAGGCGGGCACAAAGGCTGCTTAGCTCCTGGAAGTTGTCTCAAATGAAAATGAACGCACCACGTTGGGGAATTGCTTTGGCTGTCACGGCCGCCTGCTGGGCCTCGGCGGCCCAGGCGCAGGGCGTGCTGGACCGCGTCAAGGCCGGCGGCAAGCTGGTGATCGCCCACCGCGAATCGTCCGTGCCTTTCTCGTACATCGACCCCGTCTCGCGCCAGCCCATGGGCTACGCGCTGGACCTGTGCCTGAAGGTCGCCGAGGCGGTGGGCAAGAAGGTGGGCGTCAAGAACGTGCCGGTGGAACTGATGCTGGTCACGCCGGCCAACCGCATCGCCATGGTGGAGCAGGGCAAGGCCGACATGGAATGCGGCTCGACCACCAACAATGCCGAACGCCGCCAGAAGGTGGCCTTCACCATTCCCCACTTCATCACCGGCGCGCGGCTGCTGGTGCGCGCCGACAGCAAGGTCGACCGCATTGAAGACCTCATGGGCAAAAAGCTGGTGTCCACCAAGGGCACCACGCCGCTCAAGGCGGCCGACCAGGCCAACCGCGAGCGCCTGATGGGCATCACGATTCTGGAGGCGCCCGACCACGCGCGCGCCGTCGAGATGGTCGAGAAAGGCGAGGCCGATGCCTTCGTGATGGACGACGTGCTGCTGTTCGGACTGGCCGCCAACCGGCCCAACCCCGCCGCCCTCAAGGTGGTGGGCAAGTTCCTCACCACCGAGCCGCTGGCCATCATGCTGCCCAGGGAAGACCCGGCGTTCAAGAAAGTGGTGGACGACGAGATGCGCCGACTGATCGTGAGCCACGAGATCCTGCCCATCTACGACAAGTGGTTTGCCAAGCCCATTCCGCCGAAGAACACGCCGCTGAACCTGCCCGTGAGCTACCTGCTGCGGGACTTCTGGAAATACCCGACTGACCAGGTTCCGTTTTGACGCTCTAATCCTTCCGGGGCAATTGGCCACAGGGTATTCCCGCAAGCCCGCTTCCCTAGAATTTCGTTAGTTCCCTACCCTCAACGCTTCACCACAAGGAGATTCTCATGAAGAAGCATTTGTTGGCTCTCGCCGTCGCAACCATCGCGACCGGCAGCGCCTTTGCCCAGGCCAATGACACGCTGGCCAAAGTCAAGGCCTCCGGCAAGATCGTGATGGGCGTTCGCGAATCGTCCGCTCCGCTGTCCTACACGCTGGGTGACGGCAAGTACGCCGGCTACCACGTCGAACTGTGCGAGCGCATCATCAAGGCGCTGGCCCCCGCCGCCAAGATCGAGTACACGCCCGTGACCTCGGCCAACCGCATTCCGCTGGTGCAAAACGGCACCGTGGACATCGAGTGCGGCTCCACCACCAACAACGCCACGCGCCAGAAGGACGTGAGCTTTGCCTACACCACCTTCGTGACCGAAGTGCGCACGGCCGTCAAGGTGTCCTCGGGCATCAAGTCGATCTCGGAACTGAATGGCAAGAGCCTGGCCACCACCACGGGCACCACGTCCGTGGCGCTGCTGCGCAAGCACGAGCGCGCCAATGGCATCAACTTCAAGGAAGTCTATGGCAAGGACCACGCCGACAGCTTCCTGCTGCTCGAATCGGGCCGCGCTGACGCCTTCGTGATGGATGACAACATCCTGGCCGGCCTGATCGCCTCGTCCAAGTCGCCCAAGGACTACGCCATCGTGGGCGAAACCCTGAACGTCGAACCCATCGCCATCATGGTCCGCAAGGACGACCCGGCCTTCCTGAAGGCCGTGGATGCCCAGATTCAGGGCATGATGAAGACGGGCGAGATCAACAAGCTCTACGACAAGTGGTTCATGAACCCGATCCCGCCCAAGAACACCAGCGTGAACCTGGCCATGGGCAACGTGCTCAAGGAACTGATCAAGTCGCCCAACGACAAGCCCGCTGAAGACTTCAACGCCAAGAAGTAAGCGACGCTGAAAGTCCGGCCCCGCCACCCGATCCCGGGTTGCGGGGCTGTTGTCCATAACAACAAGGAGAAGTCATGAGTCTGGAGTGGCAGATTTTTTGCCTGGACACGATTGACCGGGAGAAGGTGGCTGGATGTTTTGGCTCGGGCCGGACCCAGACTTACCTCGACTGGCTGCTGTCCGCCTGGGTCCAAACCATCGAGGTGTCGCTGCTGTCGCTGGCGGTCGCCCTGATCATCGGATCGCTGATCGGCACCATACGCACGCTGCCCGACAGTCCCTGGCTGGTGCGCTTCGGCAATTTCTGGGTGGAGCTGTTCCGCAACATCCCCCTGCTGGTCCAGATCTTTCTCTGGTACCACGTGATCCCGGTGCTGTTCCCGGCCTTTGCCCACACGCCCAAGCTCGTGCTGGTGGTGTTCGGGCTCGGCTTCTTCACCTCGGCGCGCATCGCCGAGCAGGTGCGCGCGGGCATCCAGGCCCTGCCCAAGGGGCAGCGCTACGCCGGCATGGCGCTGGGTTTCACCACGTTCCAGTACTACCGCTATGTGCTCCTGCCCATGGCGTTTCGCATCATCATTCCCCCGCTGACCAGCGAGAGCATGAACATCTTCAAGAACTCGTCGGTGGCCTTTGCCGTGTCCATCACCGAGCTGACCTTCTTCGCGCAGCAGGCCGGGGAAGAAACCTCGCGCGGCGTCGAGATCTACCTGGGGGTGACCATCCTGTACATCATCTCGGCCTTCACCATCAACCGGATCATGACCTTCGTCGAGAAGCGCGTGCGCGTTCCGGGCTTTGTCGCCTCCACCGGCGGCGGGGGACACTGACATGGGTGAACTCGACTTTTCCTTCTTCACGCTGGAAGTTTTCCGCAGCTATGTGCTCAAGGGCCTGTACTTCAGCGTCACGCTGACGGCCGTGGCCACCCTGGGCGGCATCCTGTTCGGCACGCTGCTGGCCCTGATGCGCCTGTCGGGCATCAAGGCGCTGGAACTGCCGGCCGTGATCTACGTCAACGGCATGCGCTCCATCCCGCTGCTGATGGTGCTGCTGTGGTTCTTCCTGCTGGTGCCGCTGCTCATCGGGCGGTCCATCGGCGCCGAGCTGTCGGCCGTGATCACCTTCATTGCCTTCGAGGCGGCCTATTTCAGCGAGATCATGCGCGCGGGCATCCAGTCGATCCCGCGCGGCCAGGTCTTCGCCGGCCAGGCGCTTGGCATGACCTACGGGCAGAACATGAAGCTGGTGATCCTGCCGCAGGCGTTTCGCAACATGCTGCCCATCCTGCTGACGCAGACCATCATCCTGTTCCAGGACACCTCGCTGGTCTACATCATCACGGCCCATGACATGCTGCACGGCTTCTCGATTGCCGGTGCCAACCTGAGCCACACGCGCGAGGCCTACATCCTGGCGGCCGTCGCCTATTTCATGATCTGCTACGCGCTGTCCTACATGGTCAAGATGCTGCAGAAGAAGATTGCCATCATCCGCTGAACAAGTCCCTGGAGTACGCAAACATGATTGAAATCAACAACGTTTCGAAGTGGTATGGCCCGGTGCAGGTCTTGAACGACTGCAACGTCAAGATCAACAAGGGCGATGTGGTGGTGGTGTGCGGGCCGTCGGGCTCGGGCAAGTCCACGCTGATCAAGACCGTCAACGGCCTGGAGCCCATCCAGAAGGGCGAGATCTTCGTGGACGGCATTGGCCTGCACGACCCCAAGACCGACCTGCCCAAGCTGCGCAGCCGCGTGGGCATGGTGTTCCAGCACTTCGAGCTGTTCCCCCACCTGAGCGTGACCGAGAACCTGACCATCGCCCAGATCAAGGTGCTGGGGCGCAGCGCCGATGAAGCCAGGACCCGCGGGCTCAAGATGCTGGACCGCGTGGGCCTGATGGCGCACAAGGACAAGTTCCCCGGCCAGCTCTCGGGTGGCCAGCAGCAGCGCGTGGCGATTGCCCGGGCGCTGTCCATGGACCCGATCGTCATGCTGTTCGACGAGCCCACCTCGGCGCTCGACCCTGAAATGGTGGGCGAGGTGCTGGACGTGATGGTCAAGCTCGCCAAGGAAGGCATGACCATGATGGTGGTCACGCACGAAATGGGCTTTGCCCGCAAGGTGGCCAGCCGCGTGATCTTCATCGATGTGGGTGGCCGCATCCTGGAAGACTGCTCGACCGACGAGTTTTTCGGCCACCCCGAGAACCGCCAGCCGCGCACCAAGGATTTCCTGGACAAGATCCTGGGGCATTAGGACGCCCCCCGAAGCGGCCCCGCAGGGCCGCCTCCCCCCACTGGGGGGCGCCATCTGCGGCCCGGCAAAGCCGGTTCCGCGATGGCCTGGAATTGATCGGCGCGTCTGGGACAATCTGTGCCCATGACGCAAGAAATCACCATCACCCGCCCTGACGACTGGCACTTGCACGTGCGTGACGGGGCCGCGCTGGCCACGGTGGTGCCGCACACGGCGGCGCAATTTGGCCGGGCCATCATCATGCCCAACCTCAAGCCGCCGGTCACCACGGCGGCGCTGGCCTCGGCTTACCGCGAGCGGATCCTGGCCGCGGTGCCGGCCGGCGCGGCTTTTGAGCCGCTGATGACGCTGTACCTCACCGACCTGTTGCCGCCCGACGAAATCCGCCGTGCCAAGGCCGCCGGCGTGGTGGCCTGCAAGCTGTACCCGGCCGGCGCGACCACCAACAGCGACGCCGGCGTCACCGACATCCGCAAAACCCACGCCACGCTGGAGGCCATGCAGCGCGAGGGCCTGCTGCTGCTGGTGCACGGTGAGGTGACCTCGCCCGACATCGACCTGTTCGACCGCGAGGCGGTGTTCATCGAGCAGCAGCTGATCCCGCTGCGCCGGGATTTCCCCGAACTGAAGATCGTGTTCGAGCACATCACCACGCGTGAGGCCGCTCAGTACGTGGCGTCGGCGGACCGTTTCACGGCCGCCACCGTCACGGCCCACCACCTGCTGTACAACCGCAACGCGATCTTCACGGGCGGCATCCGCCCGCACTATTACTGCCTGCCGGTGCTCAAGCGCGAAACGCACCGCCAGGCGCTGGTTGCCGCCGCGACCGGCGGCAGCGGCAAATTCTTCCTGGGCACCGACAGCGCGCCGCACCCGGCCCACCTGAAGGAGCATGCCACCGGCTGTGCAGGCTGCTATACCGCGCATGCGGCGCTCGAGATGTATGCCGAGGCGTTTGACGCGGCCGGCGCACTGGACCAGCTCGAGGCCTTTGCCAGCTTCAACGGGCCCGCCTTTTACGGCCTGCCGCGCAACCAGGGCACCGTGACCCTGCGGCGTGAGCGCTGGACGCCACCCGACAGCTTTGCCTTTGGCGAGGCCGAACTCAAGCCCCTGCGCTCGGGCGAGGCGTTGCCGTGGCGGCTGGTGGCCGAAGCCGCATGAGCGGCGCCCGCGCGCGCTGAAGCGCTGTGCAGGCCATTGACTGGCAGGTCCCCTGGTTCGCGCCCTGGCGCGAGACCGGCGAACCGGTGGCCCGACGCGTGGCCGCTGGCGTGCCGCTGCACGAGGCGCTGAACGCGCAGCCTGGTGCGCCGCTCTGCTTTGTGCCCCAGGAAACGCTGCCTCCCGGCACGGCCTACGAGCGCTATATTTTCGATAGCGGAGAGTGCCCGACGCGCGCGGGCTACCATGACTTTTTCAATGGAATCTGCTGGCTGGCACTGCCCCACACCAAAAAGGCCCTCAACGCCCTGCAGGCGGGCGAGATCACCCGCGCAGGGGTGGGCGCCGCGCGCGGCCCGGTGCGCGACGCCGTCACGGTGTTCGACGAGAACGGCGCGCTGCTGGACGCCCCGGCGCCGCTGTGGGACGCACTGCTCGCGCGCGACTGGCATCGGCTCTTCGTTGAGCTGCGGCCGCTTTGGCGGCAGGCGCGGCTGCTGGTGGTGGGGCATGCGCTGCTCGAAAAGCTGGTTTCCCCGAGAAAAGTGCTTACAGCCCATGTCTGGCGGGCACAGTGCGCTATGGATTCAATAGCAAAAGCCGACGGCTGGCTGGCCGCGCAATGCACGGCGGGGCGCCTGGCGGGCAAGCCCTTCACGCCGCTGCCGGTGCTCGGCGTGCCCGGCTGGTGGGCCGAAAACCAGAACTTTTCCTTCTATGATGACTCCCTTGTATTCCGTCCCCGCAGGCTGCCGATAGCACCAGAACAACAAGGCATTCTGCGAACCCCGCTCTCTTGAACCGGCCGCCGGCGGCCTCATCTTTGCGCGGGGTGAACTTCAATCACGCCTCGGAGATTTCATGAAACGCATTGCACTTTTCGTGTTGACCAACCTTGCGGTGGTCGTGGTGCTGGGCATCGTTGCCAGCCTGCTGGGCGTCAACCGCTACCTCACGGCCAATGGCCTGAACCTCACCGCGCTGCTCGGCTTTGCGCTGATCATGGGTTTTGGCGGCGCCTTCATCTCGCTGCTGATCAGCAAGCCGGTGGCCAAATGGAGCGCTGGCGTGCAGGTGATCGAGCAGCCGCGCAACGCCGATGAAGCCTGGATCGTCGAGACCGTGCGCAAGCTGGCCGACCAGGCCCAGATCGGCATGCCCGAAGTGGGCATCTTCGAGGGCGCGCCCAACGCCTTCGCCACGGGCGCGTTCAAGAACTCGGCGCTGGTTGCCGTGTCCACCGGCCTGCTGCAGGGCATGACGCGCGACGAGGTCGAGGCGGTCATCGGCCACGAGGTGGCCCACATTGCCAACGGCGACATGGTCACCATGACGCTGATCCAGGGCGTGATGAACACCTTCGTGGTGTTCCTGAGCCGGGTCATCGGTTATGCAGTCGACAGCTTCCTGAACCGCGGCAACGACAACCGTTCGGGCCCCGGCATCGGCTACTGGGTCACCACCATCGTGCTGGACATCGTGCTGGGCTTTGCCGCGGCCATCGTGGTGGCCTGGTTCAGCCGCCAGCGCGAGTTCCGTGCCGACGCGGGCTCGGCCCGGCTGCTGGGCCGCCGCCAGCCCATGATCAACGCGCTGGCCCGGCTGGGCGGCATGGCACCGGGCGAGTTGCCCAAGAGCGTGCAGGCCATGGGCATCACCGGCGGCATCGGCAAGCTGTTCAGCACGCATCCGCCGATTGAAGAGCGCATCGCCGCGCTGCAAAGCGCGCAGGGCTGAGCGCGCGTCGCCCGGTTCCGCAAGCCGCCCCCCGGGCGGCTTTTTTCATCCTGCCCGGGTGATGCCCGCCGCCACGGCTTCCGCCACCTTGATGCCATCCACACCCGCCGACAGGATGCCGCCCGCGTAGCTTGCGCCCTCGCCCGCGGGGTACAGGCCGCGCACATTCAGGCTCTGGAAATCATTGCCCCGGGTCATCTTGAGTGGTGATGAGGTTCGCGTCTCCACGCCCGTGAGCAGGGCATCGGCCATGTCGTAGCCCTTGATCTTGCGGCCGAACACGGGCAGGGCTTCCTGCATGGCCTCGATCGCGTAGCGCGGCAGCGCCGCGTGCAGGTTGGTCAGCTTCACGCCGGGCTTGTACGAGGGCAGCACGCTGCCCAGGGCCGTGGACGGCCGGCCCGCGAGGAAATCCTCGACGCGCTGGCCGGGAGCCTCGTAGGTGCGGCCCCCCATCTCGAACGCGTTGGACTCCAGCTGGCGCTGCAACACGATCCCGGCCAGTGGGTGAAAGGGCCGGTCGGGCGGTGCCTGCAGGCTGCCGAATTCGTCGCCCAGCGTGGCGGCCACGGCCGCCGCATCGGTGGGGTAGTCGCGCGGGTCAATGCCCACCACCATGCCGGCATTGGCATTGCGCTCGTTGCGCGAATACTGGCTCATGCCATTGGTCACCACACGGCCGGGCTCGGACGTGGCGGCCACCACCGTACCGCCCGGGCACATGCAGAAGCTGTAGACGCTGCGCCCGTTGGCCGCGTGGTGCACCAGCTTGTAATCGGCCGCGCCCAGCAGCGGGTGGCCCGCGTGGCGGCCCCAGCGCGCGCGGTCGATCACGCCCTGCGGGTGCTCGATGCGAAAGCCGATCGAGAACGGCTTGGCCTCCATCCACACGCCGCGCCGGTAGAGCATGGCAAAGGTGTCGCGCGCGCTGTGGCCCAGCGCCATGACCACGTGGTCGGCGCGCAGCGCCTGGGTCTGGCCCGTGGCCTGGTCCCGCACGCTCAGCCCGCGCAGCTGGCGCCCGCCAGGGCCGTCTTCAATCAGCACATCGGTCACGCGCTGCTGGAACCGCACCTCGCCGCCCATCGCGATGATCTGCGCGCGCAGGTTTTCCACCACCTTCACGAGCTTGAAGGTGCCGATGTGCGGGTGGGCGACAAACAGGATTTCCTCGGGCGCGCCGGCCTTGACGAACTCCGCCATCACCTTGCGGCCCAGGTGGCGCGGGTCCTTGATCTGGCTGTAGAGCTTGCCGTCGCTGAAGGTACCGGCGCCGCCCTCGCCAAACTGCACATTGCTCTCGGGGTGCAGCGTGTTCTTGCGCCACAGGTCCCAGGTGTCCTTGGTGCGCTCGCGCACCGGCTTGCCGCGCTCCAGCACGATGGGGCGCAGGCCCATCTGCGCCAGCGCCAGCGCGGCAAAAATGCCGCAGGGGCCAAAGCCCACCACCACCGGGCGCAGCGGCGGGGCCGTGGCCGCCTGCACGGGCGGGTGCCAGGCCATGTCGGGCGTGGGCTGGATGTGCGGGTGGCCCGCATGGTGCGCAAGCAGCGCCACCGTCTGCGACGGCTCGGCCAGCGTCACATCAACGATGAAGACCGCCATGAGCTCGGCCTTGCGCGCGTCAAAACTGCGCTTGAAGACATGGAGGGCGGCGATGCGGTCCGGCGCGATGCCGAGCAGGCCGGCAGCGGCAGTGCGCAAGGCCGCGTCGGGCTGCTCCGCCTGGGCCAGCGTGAGCTTGATTTCTGAAATTCGGATCATCGGACTTGCGGGCTTGTGGTTATCAAGCAGAAGGCAGGGATGATACGGCCCCGTCGAGATTGAACGGGGCCGGGCAGGCCCAGGGCAGGCCTCAGGCGGGCAGGAAACCTTCGATCGAGAGGTAGCGCTCGCCCGTGTCGTAGTTGAAGCCCAGCACCGTCGCGCCCTTGGGCAGCGATGGCAGCTTCTGGGCGATGGCGGCCAGCGTGGCGCCCGAGGAAATGCCCACGAGCATGCCTTCCTCGCGGGCCGCGCGGCGGGCCATCTCGCGCGCCGGTTCGGCATCGACCTGGATCACGCCGTCCAGCAGGCTGGTGTCCAGGTTCTTCGGAATGAAGCCCGCGCCAATGCCCTGGATGGGGTGGGGCGCCGGGGCGCCGCCCGAGATCACGGGCGAGGCCACGGGCTCCACGGCAAACACCTGCAGCTTGGGCCATTTCGCCTTGAGCACCCGGGCGCAACCCGTGATGTGGCCGCCCGTGCCCACGCCCGTGATCAGCGCGTCCACGCCGTCCGGGAAGTCGGCCAGGATTTCCTGGGCCGTGGTTTGCACGTGGACGTCAATGTTGGCCGGGTTCTCGAACTGCTGGGGCATCCAGGCGCCGGCCGTGGCGGCCACCAGTTCCTCGGCGCGGGCAATGGCGCCCTTCATGCCTTTTTCCCGGGGCGTGAGGTCAAAGCTGGCGCCATAGGCCAGCATCAGCCGGCGGCGCTCGACGGACATGCTGTCGGGCATCACCAGCACCAGCTTGTAGCCCTTGACGGCGGCCACCATGGCCAGGCCGATGCCGGTGTTGCCCGAGGTGGGCTCGATGATGGTGCCGCCGGGTTTGAGCGCGCCGGACTTTTCCGCCGCCTCGACCATGGACAGCGCGATCCGGTCCTTGATCGACCCACCGGGGTTGCTGCGCTCGGACTTGATCCAGACCTGGTGGTCGGCGCCGAACAGTCGGTTGACGCGCACGTGCGGCGTGCCGCCAATGGTTTGCAGAATGTTGCTGGCTTTCATTCGGGTCTCCTTGGGCTCACGTTCAAATCGGCCATTGTGGCGCACTGCGATAATGCCTGTGTGAAGTCGGCCAGACCGCCGCTGGTGCAATCGTGGAAACACGGCACTGGAGGAACGTCCGGACTGCGCAGGACAGCGTAGCAGGTAACACCTGTCCACCGTGAGGTGAGGATCAGAGCAACAGAGACGAGTCCCTTGGGGCCGCACCGGTGGCGCAAGCCGCAGGCACGAGCACCAAGGGGGTGAAACGGGCAATCTCTACGCGCAGCAATACCAAGTAGGCCAGCGTTGATGTGGTTCCGCAGAGCTGGCGGGTAGGTAGCATCGAGCCGGGTGGGCGACCCCCGGCCCAGAGTAATGGCGGTCACATTGGGGGCGACCCCGATGCACAGAATCCGGCTTATCGGCGGACTTCACACTTTTATTGCGGCGCCTGCGTTCAGCAGCCCGTGGCCTGCCCCTCGGCGAGCCGCTGCGCGCGCCCCCGCGTGTCGGGATGGCTGCTCAGCAGCTCCAGCAGGCCGGGCGGGGCGCCCGCCGCGGGCTGGCGCTGTTCCTTGCCACTGATGGCCAGCAGCAGTTCTCCCATCGGGGCCGTGGGCCTGCCGGTGCCGCGCATCAGCGCGACCGCAAAACAGTCCGCCTCGGTTTCGTGGCCACGCCGGTAGGCCAGCCCGGTGAGCAGCGAACCGCCCATGGACACGATGCTGGAAACATCGCCCAGCGCGAGCCCCAGGCCCACATTGAGCACCCCCTGCTCGACCACCATGCGCGTGGTGTGCCGGTGCACCACGTGACCGATTTCATGGGCCAGCACTCCCGTGAGCGCGTCGTCCCCCAGGCCGGCCGCCGTGGCCGCCTCGACCAGGCCGTCGGTCAGCACGATGGTGCCGCCCGGCAGGGCGAAGGCATTGGCCCCCATGCCCGAACGAAACGCCAGTGTCAGCCGCGGTTGGTAGCCGCTGTAGCGCCGCATGGACGGGGTCATGCCCGCGGCCAGCGCCTCAAAGTCGCGTGTCAGCGCCGCCTGACGCTGCAGGGGCAGCTTGCTGGGCTGCAGATCGCTGTGGTCCAGCTGCTGGAGTGCGCGATCAGCCAGGCTGGTTTCCCAGGCGAGGGGCACGTGGGCGGTCAGCTGCTGCGCGGCCCAGGGCGTGCCCCAGCGGTAGAAGGCCCCCAGCAGCAGCGCCGCCATGCCGAGCACCGCCACAAAGACGGTCCAGCGTGTTTGCATCCGCTGGGCCAGCGGGGCACGGGTGCCGGCCGCCACCAGGGCCGCCTGCCAGGCCGTGGTGTCGTCGATTTCCAGGCTGCCGCGCTCGCCCAGGTCCACCAGAACCATTCGCGGAGCGCGCGCGGCGCTCCAGGCCTGAGGCCAGCCGACGTCGCCATGGGCGAAATACAAAGGCGACGCATCCCGTGCCAGCGGATGCAGCGCGAGTGTG encodes:
- a CDS encoding NAD(P)/FAD-dependent oxidoreductase; translated protein: MIRISEIKLTLAQAEQPDAALRTAAAGLLGIAPDRIAALHVFKRSFDARKAELMAVFIVDVTLAEPSQTVALLAHHAGHPHIQPTPDMAWHPPVQAATAPPLRPVVVGFGPCGIFAALALAQMGLRPIVLERGKPVRERTKDTWDLWRKNTLHPESNVQFGEGGAGTFSDGKLYSQIKDPRHLGRKVMAEFVKAGAPEEILFVAHPHIGTFKLVKVVENLRAQIIAMGGEVRFQQRVTDVLIEDGPGGRQLRGLSVRDQATGQTQALRADHVVMALGHSARDTFAMLYRRGVWMEAKPFSIGFRIEHPQGVIDRARWGRHAGHPLLGAADYKLVHHAANGRSVYSFCMCPGGTVVAATSEPGRVVTNGMSQYSRNERNANAGMVVGIDPRDYPTDAAAVAATLGDEFGSLQAPPDRPFHPLAGIVLQRQLESNAFEMGGRTYEAPGQRVEDFLAGRPSTALGSVLPSYKPGVKLTNLHAALPRYAIEAMQEALPVFGRKIKGYDMADALLTGVETRTSSPLKMTRGNDFQSLNVRGLYPAGEGASYAGGILSAGVDGIKVAEAVAAGITRAG
- a CDS encoding M48 family metallopeptidase gives rise to the protein MAAELIRARWFDGRHSQPQPALVGLQPGADGTTLALHPLARDASPLYFAHGDVGWPQAWSAARAPRMVLVDLGERGSLEIDDTTAWQAALVAAGTRAPLAQRMQTRWTVFVAVLGMAALLLGAFYRWGTPWAAQQLTAHVPLAWETSLADRALQQLDHSDLQPSKLPLQRQAALTRDFEALAAGMTPSMRRYSGYQPRLTLAFRSGMGANAFALPGGTIVLTDGLVEAATAAGLGDDALTGVLAHEIGHVVHRHTTRMVVEQGVLNVGLGLALGDVSSIVSMGGSLLTGLAYRRGHETEADCFAVALMRGTGRPTAPMGELLLAISGKEQRQPAAGAPPGLLELLSSHPDTRGRAQRLAEGQATGC
- the htpX gene encoding protease HtpX, giving the protein MKRIALFVLTNLAVVVVLGIVASLLGVNRYLTANGLNLTALLGFALIMGFGGAFISLLISKPVAKWSAGVQVIEQPRNADEAWIVETVRKLADQAQIGMPEVGIFEGAPNAFATGAFKNSALVAVSTGLLQGMTRDEVEAVIGHEVAHIANGDMVTMTLIQGVMNTFVVFLSRVIGYAVDSFLNRGNDNRSGPGIGYWVTTIVLDIVLGFAAAIVVAWFSRQREFRADAGSARLLGRRQPMINALARLGGMAPGELPKSVQAMGITGGIGKLFSTHPPIEERIAALQSAQG
- the cysK gene encoding cysteine synthase A translates to MKASNILQTIGGTPHVRVNRLFGADHQVWIKSERSNPGGSIKDRIALSMVEAAEKSGALKPGGTIIEPTSGNTGIGLAMVAAVKGYKLVLVMPDSMSVERRRLMLAYGASFDLTPREKGMKGAIARAEELVAATAGAWMPQQFENPANIDVHVQTTAQEILADFPDGVDALITGVGTGGHITGCARVLKAKWPKLQVFAVEPVASPVISGGAPAPHPIQGIGAGFIPKNLDTSLLDGVIQVDAEPAREMARRAAREEGMLVGISSGATLAAIAQKLPSLPKGATVLGFNYDTGERYLSIEGFLPA